CAGGAGCTCGGTGGTCTGCTATTTGATTTTGATTGCAGCAAGACTGTTTCTGCTCACCATGTGTTGTTGGGTGCTCTGCTGGACGCTGGTCAACCTTTGCAAGAACCACTCTGTTCTCAACCTCCTCTTCTTGGGATACCCGTGAGTGTTTTTTATTAATGTACATCTTTTGATGAGGTCACATTGAGAGATGGCgtgtattatattttaacTGACAAGTCCACGAAATGCTCAAATGGCGTTCCAAAAGGTTGTTGGATTCCCCTGGTCCATGTACCTGGACGCTCAACTTTGGCACAGCAGTAGGACATCTACATGTGTGTTATTAAACTGCACAAGCTGATTCATGCGTGCTACTCATTAGGAAGTTCTACTCGTTAGCATCTACTGCTCCACCAGTCATACTAATAGTGCACAACAAACATCAACTTGATtctcaaaatgttcaaaattcaGAGGATAAACTATGACTCTGTACCCCCTTTCCTGTTTTTAGGTTCGGCGTATATGTCCCACTCTGCTGTTTCCACCAGGAAGGACCGAAGAGCCAAACGTCATCAGTCGACTGCGACTACTCGGCCGACCACCAGCAAGCGGAGCTATCGGACGCTCCCTTCTTTCGACCCCGGGATTTCCTCTTGTTGTTACGAGAGAACCTCAGAGAACAGTTTTCGGCACCGCAGCACATGCCCACGCACACCTGCCCgccgcacacgcacactcacacgccTGAGCTGATTCGATCAGAGGTGGAGGAGCTCAAGAGCGACTTTAATCGGCGGATTAAGGAAGTGCTGTTCAACTCGCTGTTCAGTGCTTATTACGTTGCCTTCTTGCCGCTATGCTTTGTGAGGGTAGGTTCGCTCTCCTGCTCTGCTTGAATTCACCTGGTCTGAGTAACGAGAATCAATTGTTTTTCCCAGAGCACCCAATACTATGACATGCGCTGGTCATGTGAGCATCTGATCATGGTGTGGATCAATGCCTTTGTGATGCTGATGAGCCAGCTGCTGCCCCCAAACTACTGCGACCTGCTTCATCGCTCTGCGGCCCACCTGGGCCGATGGCAGAAGCTGGAGCACGGATCATACAGCAACGCACCTCAGCATTTGTAAGTGACCCCCCCCGCTCTGCCCCGCAGTTTCTCAGTTTCACGCAAAAATGTGTTGTGCCTCCAACAGATGGTCCGACCAGACAGTTTGGCCTCAGGGGGTGTTGGTACGACACAGCCGCTGTCTGTATAAAGCAATTGGACCGTATAATGTCGCGATGCCCTCTGATGTTTCACATGCGAGATTTTATGTGAGTATGTACACTCATAAATCATAGTAACCTGTGAATGATTCACTTGACCAATCAAGGGTTACACCAAAACTAGTAGTGAAGCTGAGATCAAGCGCAAAGCTGATCACCGCTTTGcagacaaaacaaagttaAGCCACTAGCAAACGCTCAGTCGTTGGCTGTCGCGTTTTGTAACCCTACAAAACCAACTTGTGTGTAAAACTCTGAAAATAAAGTTTGATTTCAGAAACAGACAAATGCCCTACGCATTTGACTATAGCGAGCGTCATCACCGTTGAAGCCAATTTTGAGCCTAAGCATTTAAATCAAGTacttgtcacttcctgttgcaaACATTGCGACCCATTTTATAGAAGTTAAGAACAACTACgccattttttgtttgcttcgcCTCCGAAAATATACGTGCAGTAGGTTAGATTTTTGATGCAGTTTTAAATGAGTTTGTCCGACTGCCAAAAGCAAATGGCTACAAGCTATTACATCCGCACAGTATTTGTTTACCGACGAGCGAGTGACCCGAGCACGAGTGATTAACATTTCCTGATGTTGTATGTTTGATGTGAGCGCTTGCTACGGCTCAgtatttttatgaaaaaaaaaatctgaatacaaatgtgaaatataattttttcacTTGCTTTCGAGTGTTTGGAATAAGTCTTAATTTGCGTTAAGGATTCGCTTGAGAGAATTCAAATATCTGTTTGCATCTTTTGACGCCTGAGGACCTTTCAGCCAGAGCCAGTTTTCTGACCCTTGCCCTCTCTATTGGTCTTACAGTTCCTCTTCCACAAGCCATTGCGGATCCTAAACCTGCTGATCTGGATCGAGACCAGCGTGGTTCTGTATCAGTTATACTCGCTGTTCCTCTCCGAGCGCTGGAACCACACTCTCTCTCTGGGCCTTATTCTTTTCTGCAACTACTATGTCCTTTTCAAGCTGCTCAGAGACCGCATAGTGCTGGGCAAAGCCTACTCATACCCTCTGTCCAGCAGTTTGGGCTTAAAGTCGCAGTAAAGACATCCTCCACACCCTAGTGCGTGTGCGCTGGAGGTGGGGGAAGTGCAGCCGTGTTCAAATTGGGAAACCAGATGGGTGTTCGCCGCTCGCAACTGGAGTGTAAGGGACAGGAATACGAACTCATAACCGTGTTTTGATACggttatatttttaatgcaatgtttgtataaacctatttaaaagaatattttattttgtatactATTTCGCGTTACACCGGGCATTACCACGCTGACGACATTAGCATGCCGCGTTGTGTTGTTGATAAGTTTCACCAAAGatgtagtttaaaaaaaacaaaaaaaaacacgtcagTCAACAGTTATACATTCTGTCCACGGTTGGCCTGAAATTCTCAGCCTCAAACCACAAACTAAATTGGAAGACAAAAGGAAAGGTCAAGATGTTGATTTTTGCCAATGGTTACGGCGAGTAAGTCGCCACCCCCTCGCACACTAAATATTCAACAGCAGTTCGAAACAGCCAGTTGTCTTAGCGCTGAGACCAGAACTTTGTTTTACAACGGCACGGGCAGTTGATAGGCACCGAGCACAGAGTTTGCAATAAGTGTTGAAAGACGGTGTTGGTGCCAACTTGGTCACGAAAAGTTGAGCTTCCAGGTGAAAGTGTAGGATTAACCTAAAATGCGCTATAACCTTTACCAGTGAACTTTGAACTGCTGTAAACTTTTGAATTCACATAAGTGCTTTCTGCACACCTTGCTAGTTTAAAACAAGAGCTGAGTGGCAAAATGAACAAGAGGTTTCCCAAGGGCGTCTGTTTGCATGCCTTTCTGTGACTCCGCCAGTTGCTCTTTTGCTGCTTCTACCTGCTGAGTGATGAGCTAAGGTCAGTGGCCACTTCCCTTTGAGTGGTATTGCCGAAAGCTTTTCAATCTCCACGCCCACTCCTTGTTTCCGCTCTTTGCGTGACTATGCACAAATGGGAATGTACATTCAAAAGTTTACAGGTCAAATGAAGTTCACCTGTAAAAGTTAACGTGTATTTGAAGTCCATCCTGAACATTTTGTAAGCAGTGTAGGATGCCAAGCTGCTACATTATTCAATAGTTTTAGGGTCCATCAAAGAGTGGTCTTTTCATCTACCCACTCAACACTTTTTGGTACTTCTCACTGCCCCGACAAAAAACTGCTACGTGCCCTTCCTTCCTCGTTGAATTTGCGCCCGTGTTGCGCATTAATTTGGTCTTTCGCAATAGCCATGTGATTGTTTGTCATCACGGGCTGTGACCTCAGGGGTCTTCAATTCTGACGTGCTCC
The window above is part of the Syngnathus acus chromosome 3, fSynAcu1.2, whole genome shotgun sequence genome. Proteins encoded here:
- the tmem39a gene encoding transmembrane protein 39A, with product MPGGRRGPSRQQLSRSALPSLQTLVGGNLGNGTGFRNRNSSSLGLSAPPISTVITPEPVRHSKIPLLPSDSSLLFEFLLFLYLLVALFVQYVNIYRTVWWYPYSQPPTSTSLSFHLMDYHLAIFITVMLARRLVWTIVSELSQNSRSSVVCYLILIAARLFLLTMCCWVLCWTLVNLCKNHSVLNLLFLGYPFGVYVPLCCFHQEGPKSQTSSVDCDYSADHQQAELSDAPFFRPRDFLLLLRENLREQFSAPQHMPTHTCPPHTHTHTPELIRSEVEELKSDFNRRIKEVLFNSLFSAYYVAFLPLCFVRSTQYYDMRWSCEHLIMVWINAFVMLMSQLLPPNYCDLLHRSAAHLGRWQKLEHGSYSNAPQHLWSDQTVWPQGVLVRHSRCLYKAIGPYNVAMPSDVSHARFYFLFHKPLRILNLLIWIETSVVLYQLYSLFLSERWNHTLSLGLILFCNYYVLFKLLRDRIVLGKAYSYPLSSSLGLKSQ